In Acidobacteriota bacterium, a single window of DNA contains:
- a CDS encoding hydrogenase, translating into MATHGLTDLPPSQRPYLTDPPVIAPGHTFASVTEKIMRTVLTGRTPLGWIGGVLLAFGIVNILMLAFGYLFWKGTGIWGVTQPVGWGFAIVNFVWWIGIGHAGTLISAILLLLKQSWRTSINRAAEAMTLFAVMCAGMFPLVHTGRPWLACYWLFPIPLTMGVWPQFRSPLIWDVFAVSTYFTVSLLFWFTGLIPDLATLRDHAKYRITKTIYGVLAMGWRGSARHWARYETAYLLLAGLSTPLVLSVHTVVSWDFAVSVIPGWHTTIFPPYFVAGAIYSGFAMVLTLMIPIRAAYGMKDFITMRHLQNMAKVMLATGLIVAYGYFMEAFMAWYSGNRFELYTFKNRAFGPMGYFYWFLITCNIALPQLLWLRGFRNSPVLLWIMSIIVNTGMWLERFVIVVTSLHRDFLPSSWGTYKATRWDYATYVGTLGFFTMMFLLFIRVLPMISIFEVRALLPQSRINSLAQENLQ; encoded by the coding sequence ATGGCAACTCACGGCTTAACCGATCTGCCGCCATCACAACGGCCTTATCTCACCGATCCGCCGGTGATCGCGCCGGGGCACACGTTTGCTTCCGTGACGGAAAAGATCATGCGGACCGTCCTTACCGGACGCACGCCCCTGGGCTGGATCGGTGGAGTGCTGCTCGCCTTCGGCATCGTCAACATCCTGATGCTCGCCTTCGGCTACTTGTTCTGGAAAGGGACTGGCATCTGGGGCGTGACGCAACCTGTGGGCTGGGGATTTGCGATCGTTAATTTCGTTTGGTGGATCGGTATCGGTCACGCCGGCACGCTGATCTCTGCCATTCTCCTGCTCTTGAAGCAGAGCTGGCGTACCTCGATCAACCGCGCGGCTGAAGCGATGACGCTCTTCGCCGTGATGTGCGCCGGCATGTTCCCGCTTGTTCACACCGGGCGCCCCTGGCTTGCGTGTTATTGGCTTTTTCCGATACCGCTCACGATGGGAGTATGGCCGCAGTTCCGCAGCCCGCTGATCTGGGACGTTTTTGCGGTTTCGACTTATTTCACAGTCTCGCTGTTGTTCTGGTTTACCGGACTCATTCCCGATCTAGCCACTCTCCGCGATCACGCCAAATACCGCATTACAAAAACGATCTACGGTGTGTTGGCGATGGGTTGGCGTGGGTCGGCGCGTCATTGGGCGCGGTATGAAACTGCCTATCTTTTGCTTGCGGGCCTCTCGACGCCGCTGGTTCTTTCCGTGCATACGGTTGTGAGCTGGGATTTCGCCGTTTCGGTCATCCCGGGCTGGCACACCACGATCTTCCCGCCGTACTTCGTCGCGGGCGCGATCTACTCGGGATTCGCGATGGTGCTTACACTGATGATCCCGATTCGGGCGGCATACGGTATGAAGGATTTCATCACCATGCGCCACCTTCAGAATATGGCGAAGGTGATGCTCGCGACCGGATTGATCGTCGCTTATGGCTACTTTATGGAAGCCTTCATGGCTTGGTACAGCGGAAATCGCTTTGAGCTGTACACGTTTAAGAACCGCGCCTTCGGGCCCATGGGTTATTTCTATTGGTTTTTGATTACGTGCAACATCGCGCTTCCGCAATTGCTGTGGCTGCGCGGCTTCAGGAATTCGCCGGTGCTGCTCTGGATCATGTCGATCATCGTGAACACCGGCATGTGGCTGGAGCGCTTCGTCATTGTCGTTACAAGCTTGCATCGCGACTTCCTGCCCTCTTCATGGGGAACGTACAAGGCGACGCGCTGGGATTATGCCACCTACGTCGGTACGCTCGGCTTCTTTACCATGATGTTTCTGTTGTTTATCAGAGTGCTTCCCATGATCTCGATCTTTGAAGTGCGAGCCTTGTTGCCGCAGTCGCGGATCAACTCGCTCGCGCAGGAGAATCTGCAATGA
- a CDS encoding DUF3341 domain-containing protein, translating into MAEYDTVPGLIEAAERAHELGYRRMDTYSPFPIEPAAEAIGFHKNRVALVVLLGGLLGGLGGYSLEYWVSVLAYPINVGGKPLHSWPAFIPVTFECTVLGAAISAFIGMLAMNGLPMPYHPVFNAPNFTAASKDKLFLCIEAADPQFDLSRTRRFLEETDPRVVTEVSN; encoded by the coding sequence CTGGCGGAATACGATACCGTTCCCGGTCTCATAGAGGCGGCGGAACGCGCGCATGAGCTCGGCTATCGGCGTATGGATACTTACTCGCCGTTCCCAATCGAGCCTGCTGCAGAGGCGATTGGCTTCCACAAGAATCGTGTCGCGCTGGTAGTTCTGCTCGGCGGATTACTTGGAGGACTGGGCGGATATTCGCTTGAATATTGGGTTTCAGTGCTCGCTTATCCGATCAATGTTGGCGGCAAGCCCTTGCACTCCTGGCCGGCATTCATTCCCGTTACGTTCGAATGCACGGTTCTGGGAGCCGCGATTTCTGCATTCATAGGAATGCTGGCAATGAATGGACTGCCGATGCCGTATCACCCGGTGTTCAACGCGCCAAACTTCACCGCAGCCAGCAAGGACAAATTGTTTCTCTGTATCGAAGCCGCCGATCCGCAATTCGACTTGAGCAGGACACGTCGGTTCCTTGAGGAGACTGATCCGCGAGTTGTGACGGAGGTATCGAATTGA
- a CDS encoding quinol:cytochrome C oxidoreductase — MHNQPKYVPYRSSEFFQDGLSERQQLVNTVARGELHEDAYLYTGKVGTKEGDRFPFPITQAVMERGRERYDIYCSPCHSRVGDGNGMIVKRGYRQAANFHDQKYASQTVGHYYDVISHGSGAMPDYAAQIEPADRWAIAAYIRALQYAQTGRMTDVPADQRGQLKDQAEITTKEGIPLQRAIASGGKGGPQSVPAEASPTAPPQPNPSQPQEGPQKK, encoded by the coding sequence ATGCATAACCAGCCGAAGTATGTCCCCTACCGAAGCAGCGAGTTTTTCCAGGACGGGCTCTCGGAACGGCAGCAGCTTGTCAATACCGTGGCGCGCGGTGAATTGCACGAAGATGCATACCTATACACCGGCAAGGTTGGCACAAAAGAGGGAGACCGCTTCCCGTTTCCAATTACCCAGGCGGTAATGGAGCGCGGACGCGAGCGCTACGATATTTACTGCTCACCCTGCCACTCCCGCGTAGGCGATGGGAACGGCATGATCGTGAAGCGCGGATACCGGCAAGCCGCCAACTTCCACGACCAGAAGTATGCAAGCCAAACAGTCGGTCACTATTATGACGTGATTTCGCATGGCTCCGGCGCGATGCCGGACTATGCGGCGCAAATCGAGCCTGCTGACCGCTGGGCAATTGCAGCCTACATTCGCGCGCTGCAGTATGCCCAAACTGGGAGAATGACCGATGTGCCTGCCGATCAGCGCGGCCAGCTGAAAGATCAAGCGGAGATCACTACGAAGGAAGGGATTCCCCTGCAGAGGGCGATTGCGTCCGGCGGTAAAGGCGGCCCGCAGAGTGTGCCCGCGGAGGCAAGTCCAACCGCGCCACCTCAGCCTAATCCGTCCCAGCCGCAGGAAGGACCCCAGAAGAAGTGA